Sequence from the Deltaproteobacteria bacterium genome:
ATTAAAAATTGCAAAGCTTCATTGATAGCCCAACGACCTTATTATCACTTCTTGTCTGCAACACCATGAAAGAGATAAACTTGTATAACAAACATTTTTCTGTTAGTCTTTTATGGAAATAAAAACAGAGAACCCCGCCTTCAGCCACCCCATGGATCGGGCGGGGTCTCTGCGTCTACAGCACAAAATACCCGATGGTGAGGAGTAACCTTCTCATTGGTGCTTTTTTTTGTGCTTTCAACCTGTTGAAGTTTTAACAGTCGATCCAGCTCTTGACTGATGTATACCTGAAATTTTGACCGCACCGGCCCTTTTGGCAGGGAGGCAATCAGGTGGTCGGCTTTTCGAAGCTCATGAAGATAAGATCGTAGATTCATGAAAGGCCCTCTCTAAAAACTGGATTAACTGATTAATACATCAAAATATAATTGCAATACCTGTAATTGTCAAGGATTTCGTTACAATGAATGAAAGAAAATTTGTCTGCACTTCTGATGATCTAAAAAAGATTCGTAAAATCACAGGGTTAACGCAAACCGTCTTTGCCCAGGAAATCGGACTGGCCGGCGCCTCCGCCATTTCAATGATTGAAAACGGTCGTTCAAAACCGAGTGGCTCCACCTGGTTTGCCGTCCAAAAGCGATTTGGTCATCTCTTTGAAATTCAGGACCGGGGCGGTATACAATATATTGAACCGAAACCTCAACCCGCCCTGACAGCACAGGACAGCGGCGAAACATCAGAAAGGGGCCCCTCTGAAGACACAGCTTCTACGCTTACGGCAGACATACCGGAAAAACTTGCAAAACTTAAGCTAAACCAGGAAAAACTTGAAGACGCCGTTTTTAATATGCTCAAAACGGTGCTTAGAAGTTCTAATGAAAAGGCCAAAACCGATCTCTTAAGCTTCATCATCCTGTGGCGTGACATTATTGAAAGTGAAGAGAAGAAGGGGAAAAAGACCCCTGAAAGCAAGGGTACAAATTAAGGGTTTACTGCCACTCGATTTCCAATCCTTTTATGAGGCCTTCTTCATCGCCGCCCCTTTACAGGATAACATCCAAAGCGATCACTAATACACACACCCGGTAAGCCCGGCCCGGGCAATAGGCTGCGCCGCAATTTTCAGTCCCGGGATCAGGCTTTTTTCCGTCTATCGCCGCAGCACCTGAATAACCCTTATCATTCGGATTCACCCTCCTACGGGATAGCCTTTCCTGAAAGGGAATTGGGAGGGTAATTACAAAGCGTTTTATGGTAAACCTTTTTATCGCAACCACTTCTTTTCCCCTGCATAATCATTTGGAGTAAGCGCTCATTATTATGTGTATTTTTTGCGCTTTTTCTTGCCGTCAACCTCTCTCTTTAACATAGAAATATCAAATTAAAATTTCAGCGCCGCTCATTTAAAGAAAATAAAAGCAAAATAAGGCTTGAAAAAAATGTAGACCCTGATAGAATTCGCTTGCTGGTTACATCATTTTTCTTGCGCCTTATGTAGCACAACTAGCCTATTCTATTACTATAATTAAGAGAAGCTATTTATTCATGATGAGAGTCAATATTAAGTCATTTACAATTACGCTGTATTTTATTTTTTCGTTGCTCTTTTCTATAGCTCTTTTAGAAGAGGCAAGCGCCGATGTAACGGCGCCTGCTATCAGTATCCTGGCTCCGGCGGACGGTAAAACCATATGGGCGGACGGTCCGGGAATTTACCCTGTCAAAATCGTCTTCAGCGCTGTCGACGTGGCTGGCGACAAGCCGCTGTCCAACTTCAACCTCGGTATTGACGGCATATTTACACCGATAACCTCGCTTACTCCCTGGGGAAACATATCTGATACTTATGTTAATCACTGGACACCTGCTTCGGGCGCCAAAAGCTACACCTTGCAAATCAGGGCAGATGACAATGCCGGAAACAGAGGCTTTTCGAGAATAATAACAGCCAATGTCAGAATTGAAACAACAATGAATTTGAGCACCTTTCCCGGAGACGGTAAACTTCTTGTCCGGGATAACGACAACACCATCTGCATGTCCTGTCATGAATTAAAATCCCATTCTTCGGCTGCAACGGGCTCAACCACATACGGCAACTGGGAACGGGTTTGCCGTGATTGCCATACGCCGCATAACACACGAAACATTTTCCTTCTTGCTTCGTCGTTCAAAATCTATACGGGAGAGAACCAGGGTTATTCAACTAACCGTAAAGTCGATTTCAGAAACCTGTCGGGCAACTCAGTTTATGGTTTTACGACTAAAACAGGTTATGAGAAGAGGGGTCCCTGTGAAGTCTGCCATACAAGGACAAGGCACTTCCGATATGACGGAACAGGCCCCCAACAGGACCATG
This genomic interval carries:
- a CDS encoding helix-turn-helix transcriptional regulator translates to MNERKFVCTSDDLKKIRKITGLTQTVFAQEIGLAGASAISMIENGRSKPSGSTWFAVQKRFGHLFEIQDRGGIQYIEPKPQPALTAQDSGETSERGPSEDTASTLTADIPEKLAKLKLNQEKLEDAVFNMLKTVLRSSNEKAKTDLLSFIILWRDIIESEEKKGKKTPESKGTN